From the genome of Hymenobacter cellulosilyticus, one region includes:
- a CDS encoding trehalase-like domain-containing protein: MSKHTYDMGLVGNCAYLALIKQDTSVSWLCWPRFDSSFVFGPLLDTRKGGEFSIKPAEDADYRTRQYYLENTNVLCTEIENAEGRYRVTDFAPRFAQYDRHYKP, from the coding sequence ATGAGCAAACATACCTACGACATGGGCCTGGTGGGCAACTGCGCCTACCTCGCCCTGATCAAGCAAGACACCTCCGTTTCCTGGCTCTGCTGGCCCCGCTTCGACAGCAGCTTCGTTTTTGGCCCCCTGCTCGACACCCGCAAGGGCGGCGAGTTCAGCATCAAGCCTGCCGAAGACGCCGACTACCGCACCCGGCAGTACTACCTGGAAAACACCAACGTGCTGTGCACCGAAATCGAAAACGCCGAGGGCCGCTACCGCGTCACCGACTTTGCCCCGCGCTTTGCCCAGTACGACCGGCACTACAAGCCCTGA